Below is a genomic region from Oreochromis niloticus isolate F11D_XX linkage group LG13, O_niloticus_UMD_NMBU, whole genome shotgun sequence.
TCTCAGAACAGCTGCAGCTGCTTCCCCTGCTCTTCAAGGTGAAATACTCACATTCAATCTTAGCTTAGCTACCTTCGTCActaccaccttcatgtttccttttttattgtgttgtatACACTATAACGTTTAACCCGTTGCTGTCCTGTTTCAGATTGCGCCGGTTGAAAATGATGACAGTTACGATGAATTGAAGAGGGATGCAAAGACCTGCCTGTCTCTGATGTCTCAGGGACTCCTCTACACAGAGCAAATCCCCATGGTCCTCAGTGTCCTACAGGAGGTAGGTCACCTGGCCAATGTGGCTGTCGCTCAGCTTTTTACCTGCATCACATAACACTGGGGTTTTTACCGATCATCACTGATCACAAAAGAAAGGTTTAGTGGGAAAGACAAAAGAATCAAAGGCATCTGATTATACTTAAATTTCTTTATGACATTATGTAATCTCTATCTGTCCATGCCTGGTATACTGTATTTATCATTGCTCCAATAAAAGGATTGGAAAGACAAACATGATTATTGTGTACACCTGAAGCATGTTGCTGGTGTGAAGCTGGCTCTGTTGCTGTGTGTTACAGATTGCTGGCAGCAGCTCCTGGCACGCTCGCTACACGGTGCTCACATACCTCCAGATAATGGTTTTTTACAACCTGTTCACATTCATGAGTGACCAGAAGGCAGTGAATGATGTGCGGGCGCTGGTGATAAAGCTGCTGGAGGACGAGCAGCTTGAGGTAACTCGAAATGTGAAGACGAATGCAGAAACATGTACCTGGAGTGGCATAAACAGGAGCCGGAACTTAGCTTGAAGATAAAAGAAACATGTGACTCTCGGATTATGTAACACTCGCCAAGCAACTGGCCACTATGTGCTTGTTTATGCTAGCAGGCACTCGCACTGTCTTTCAGCTTCACTGTAGTGATTCAGCGCGCTCCTCGTGGCTCTCTACTCTCTTCCCCCTTCCAGTCCTCTAGCTGTTGCCATGGAAACCACAGGCTGCAGTAATCTGTTGCTATGGAGATAATGTTTCGGATTGAAGGAGAGTGAAAGGGAGAAGGATGGAGTAGAGACAAAGAAGAAGTGGGGGATGGAATTTTTGTTTGGCCACTTAAAGTCCCCTGAGCCTAATTTATCGGCCTTAGTGATACAATACGTTTGTCttgttgtatttaaaaaaacctgTCCACTGAAAAACACCGCTCTAAGATTTGCACAGTATCCATTTCTTGCTGAGAACTCCATTCAGAATAGAGCTAAAATAACATGCTGCGAAGCATTTGGCTCCCATTATGGAAAAGCACTGAGTCCCCAGCTGGCTGTTTCAGTCCAGGTAGCCAGTGAATTTGCTAATGGGCCACCCTGCTTCTGACCCCGATACTGCAGCTATGGCATGTCTGGTACCGTACAGTAGTCATCGAGGTGCCAGAGCTCATGTGTCAGTATGTAACTTTACTTATGCTGTGCCTCTTGCGGCATCGTTTTGGGTGGAAATATGAATTTGAAACAGTGTTGTTTGAATATGAACTTCTTAAAAAGCGTTCATTCTTTGATGGAGTCACATGCCTCTGGGAGCACCAGTAATGATTAACACACAGGGGTCCAGGCATTATCATAACTGGATGATGAGTCTTAAGCCTTTTAAATGCATCAGTTGGTGGCCAGTTACCAGATGTAATCCTAACCCATTACCTATGAGCAAACGTCAGCTTTTTAATCTGTTACCTCAGTTGGATTGTTTTGTGTCTTGTAATTGGTATTACGTCCATCTCATTTTTGGCCTTTGTTTTCTAGGTAAGAGAAATGGCCGCCACTACACTCAGTGGCTTCCTTCAGTGCAATTTCCTGTCCATGGATGCCCCAATGCAGGCACATTTTGAGGCTCTCTGCAAGACTCGCTTGCctaagaagaggaagagagatcTTGGCTCTATAGTGGACACCATCCCATCGGCTGGTAAGGAACTTGCCAATAGTTACCTACAAACCAaagattgtgtgttttttcaatgTCATTTGAATGGAATCGCTACTCTTGTGTGTTTGCAGACCTGGTGCGCCGCCATGCTGGTGTTCTCGGGTTGAGTGCTTGCATTCTTTCTAGCCCATATGACGTCCCCACCTGGATGCCCCAGCTGTTGATGGACCTGAGTGCTCACCTCAATGACACACAACCCATTGAAGTATGTTGGGTCAGTGATCAATCGCCGTGTATTATGGCATGTCCAAAAGCTAACTATCACTTCTGTGGCGTCTCCTTTTAGATGACTGTAAAGAAAACTCTGTCAAACTTCCGACGGACGCACCACGACAACTGGCAGCAGCATAAGCAGCAGTTCACAGATGACCAGCTGCTCGTCCTCACTGACCTGCTGGTCTCTCCCTGTTATTATGCCTAAAACCTGGTAAAGAATTATTTTACACTGTTGCCAAGTCATTACTGTCCCTGACTGTATTGTCTTCATTTTAACTAACTTTTTACATTTaatctttgtttgtgttttattggaAACAGTTTGGAACAGCTCCAGTCTGTGCAGACATCAGCCTACATTGGGGGAGAGGACCTGAGTGATTGACTGAGATAATACACAACATCCCAGCAGCGTCAGATGAAGAGTGGCACTCAGAAGGATTAAAATGttgtgtatttatgtatttagctCATTTGCATTTCTACTATACTTAATATTTAAGGATCCATCATAGCAGGGATGAATGGCCTGCAGTTTGTAACATTACTGTacagattttttgttttctttttcttttgtggtttgcgtgtgtgtgtgtgtgtgtgtgtgtgtgtgtgtgtgtgtgtgtgcgcgtgaagGTTGATGGATGCTTGAAGACATCAGCCGGTGTCCCACACATTTCTCAGGATTATATCCCAAGTATCAGCTCTGAGCCAACACATTGTCCAGTGTAGGACATACTCTATCTTCCAGCAGTGAAGTGTTTGGTGCAAGCCAGAGAGAACTGAACAATGGTCTCTTTAGATTAGACTTACAACTTGCAACACACAATGTTTGTGTGGTTGTTTGATCTATATATGGTTATATGCATCATGTATGTGTATATCATGGTATAGCAAATatgcacaaacatttatttatttacttttttttttttttttttttttttgaagtgcTAAGTTttcattattgtattttttcttttcatagaGAGTATATCTGAAATTAAGTAGATGGCTGAGCTGTGGGCAGTGGAGCCTGTTGTCAGCTACTCCTGCAAAGATAGGGAGAGCACAAactccccactgctgtgctGTGTGATTCGATTGCTGTGCGGATTCGAGCACAGTGAGATCACCGTTTCACGTCTCCATGCACGAAAAAGAATAACTGCCTGTCTATAATTGTAACCCTTTCCTTTTTATCACAGGTActatttactttttaacaaaaagtaATGACTTTGGTTTGCAGTATGGTTTCCCCTGATGACTTAAAATCAGTCTAAGCATTGAAGCATTTAGTACCTCACTAACTAGTGTAGTGCCAAAACTGCAGTGAGTtttctttcccttcttttttttttttttttttttttcttcttccttttttttagaTATACTGTTTGCTTAATTAAagacaataaaatgaaaataaaatgtttttaacaaaaatcTGCATATGagcgttttcttttttgtcacatttttatCGGGATATTATATCAGATACTGgaccaaaagaaaaatatcaaagtGTGCAGCATTAGCTTCAGTGTTGATATTTTTAGAACTTGTTTATTCCAACATGCAGAACACTTGATACCTGCTCACAGTGTTTCAGCTCTACAGGGGGATTTGTGACCGTGCTTAAAGtattgtctgtgaaaagcgggataaataataattaatgctcatatttttattaatcaTATTGATAATGCTGAATGACACCTTTAAAAATTATGTACATTTTTGTGATAAATTTCTAAAATTTCATCATTTTTAGTTGAAATCAGTCTAAATTGATACAAGATAAATAGTAGTTaatagttatatatatatatgtgtatatgtatatgtgtataattttattatcttttttttcccgtCCTTGGCAGAGACTGTTTAAATAGGGGGCCGCCATTTTTCGCATAAACTATAATACGTTACCAtggtgaaagcaaaaaaaaaaaaaaaaaaaaattgctgcgGTAATATATTTGACATGTCGGATAATGGCGCTTCTGTCAAATTTcaaatgtgtgaaataaatccCGCATATTCTCCTTTCTTACTCCGCCAGTTGATTCCCAGTGAGGGAAGCGTTTCTATAGACGACTACTTGAATGCAGTGGTTATGCTCATGCCCGGATACGTAGACAGTGACTTCATACTCATTTTTCAGTGCACGTCCAGTGGCCGTCGCTCCTCTATTTCAATGGATTTAtcgtaaagaaaacaaacaagctgCCATCTATGTGTTCGCGCTGATTTACACAGACATGTAAGGAAACGTGAAGATTATCGATTCTTTCCGACGGACTGTTGCGTTTAGGTGAGctgctaaaatacatttttccttctttgtttCCGAAGCAGCGGTGCGTTCACTATCGCACTGCCTTAAAAATGATGAAGATGGGCTGTATGAAATAATGAGGATCGCACGATCTAGTACAGGTAGTATGCTATATTTTCTAAGCATTAGTGAATCCTGGATTGTGCAGCCCATTAAAGCCTTAAAACCAACATTCGTTTTGATATTcagagatttttctttttctttcttttttttttgattaaGCAGACGCtgctatatgtgtgtgtgtgagttaaGGGGGATGATGGGGAGGTAAGGTAATTGGCCAAATGCAGTGGTGCATAGCCTATTATAGCCCTTGTCTAACGTTTCTGATCAAAGTGTAAGTTATCCATCCAGTTCTCCTCATTATCATTATAACTGTATTGAAGCGGAGCCCATAGAGCTGAGCTGATTGTATTTATATTCTTTGTCGTTTTCTACCAAGGTGGCAGAAATGGTGGAAGCATGTGCTCCTTCCTCTTAGAGGAATAATGCTGAAATTGATGAATGTGGAGTCGCTCTAAATCATCAGAATACAATGAACACCACTCTTACACCCTCGGACCTGGTGGATGTGCCAAGACTGCAGACCTTCAATGGCACCCTGGGTAACCAGACCCCCTCAGGCTGGGCCGTGATCCACACTGCTACCTTGACTTTTTGTTCTCTCCTCCTCATCTTTATCTTCTTCCTGGGCTCTTACGGCAATCTTGTGGTGTTCCTGTCTTTTTTCGACCCGGCGTTTCGCAAGTTCCGCACCAACTTTGACTTCATGATCCTCAACCTGTCCTTCTGCGACTTGTTCATTTGTTGCGTGACCGCTCCCATGTTTGCGCTGGTGCTCTTCCTGGATGCAGGCGGAGGGGACGGCGTGTCAAAGAGTTTCTGCTTCGCCTTCCACTTGACCAGTTCGGGCTTCATCATCATGTCCCTGGAGACGGTGGCTGTCATTGCTTTGCACAGACTCCGCATGGTTTTGGGACAGCAGCCCAACCGCACTGCTTCCTTCCCCTGCACGCTGGCCCTGACCGCCCTGCTGTGGACATCCAGCTTCACAATCGCTGCTCTCCTCACCATGCGTGCATACCCACGCAAAGATGGACCCTGCTTGCCCCACTTTGGCCTGGGGAGTGGGCAGGCCAGGGTTGTGTTGTACGTCTACCTGGCAGATTTTGCCTTTTGTGTTGCTGTGGTGTCTGTGTCGTATCTGATGATTGCTCAGACCCTGAGGAAGAACGCGCAAGTAAGGAAATGCCCAATCATCACTGTAGATGCCACCTGCCCTCCACCCCCACCACCTCTCATTGCAGCAGGCTTTGAGAGCATGCAGTGTGCCGTTCAAGGCCCCTCTCTGTACCGTAACCAGACTTACAACAAACTGCAGAATGTACAAACGCACGCCTATGCCAACAGGACCAACCAGCCGGCGGTTCCAGGGGCCGCCCAAGGAGCCACCTGCTGTCAGCTGGTCTCCACAGTCAACTTAGCCACAGCCAAAGACTCCAAGGCAGTTGTCACCTGTGTAGTTATAGTGTTCTCTGTGTTACTCTGCTGCCTGCCGATGGGAGTTTCACTGGCGCAGGATGTTTTGTCACCAGAAAGCAGCTTTGCACATTACCAGTTCGAACTGTGTGGCTTTGTGCTCATTTTTCTCAAATCAGGCATCAATCCGTTTGTGTACTCGCGCAACAGTGCAGGCCTCCGCCGCCGCGTGCTGTGCTGCATTCAGTGGGCCGCGCTTGGATTTCTGTGCTGCAAGCAAAAGACACGCCTGCACGCAATGGGGAAGGGGAGCCTGGAAGTCAATCGCAATAAATCCTCCCATCACGAGACCAACTCGGCCTACGTGCTGTCACCTAAGCCTCAGAAGAGGCTGGTAGACCAGGCTTGTGGACCCAGTCATTCCCGGGATTGCGCTGGCAGTCCCAGGGCGACCGGTACACGCAAACCTCGCCTCCCGAGCACCTCTACACCCATCAACACCCGGATTGAGCCCTACTACAGTATATACAACAGCAGTCCCTCAGCAGGGCCCAGCTCCCCCACCAGCCTACAGCCTGTCAGCTCTCAGACATTTGCCTTTGCCAAGTCCTATGTAGCCATGCACTACCACACTCACCAAGATGCTCTGCAGGACTTTGAAAGCACCTCAGTGCACCAGATTCCTGTGCCCTCGGTATAATCAAAGAACCGAAAGCTTTGGACAATCTCTCCATGACTTTAAATCCAATGTGAATCAAAGGAGGAACATGTAAACAGGCCATTTTTATGTCTTTGGACTCGGTATTAACATTTTTGTTCTCTCCTACAGTAGAAAGATGTTGCAATTTTGTGACTGGAGAAATGACAAGAACCAGAATTACAGTATAAACTTTGCCTTGGAAGCTGAAACGAGAAAGAGATTTAGAATAAAAGTTGATGTTCCAGCAAGTTATTTATTGATATCGAATTGATTTATTGAGGTTTTCACTGAAGCCAGAGGCACCAGTTGCTAGTTTCAATTGCAGTTCCTCTCTGGCTGGAGTTAGGAGTGAAACCAGCTTCTGCAGCATCAGGCCACTATGAAACCCCATATGGCTGTGAGTGGCACGTGGTTGCACCTGGATGGACTCTCTtttcaagaagaaaaaaaagagtctgAGCCTCAtacactttttttaaacacaataaataaCCGGCAAGTACAAATGTAATGTCTGTGAGATCTACACCTGTTACTGTGCTGATgtcactacacacacacacacacagcatcagcgccctctggtggcctattaaataaaacactaaatTCCACACTTAACTTAGTtgatcaggggtgtcaaacctCAGGCCCAGGGGCTGGAATCAGCCTGCTAAAGACTCCAATCCAGCCCCACTGGACAGCTTTGAAAAAATGTAGAGAAAGGCATAAGTTTGGGGgcttttagctgttttttcaCAAGTTTAACAGCTTCAGTTTTACTGATTAAAAACCTCCCATATAGTCATTCAAGCTACACCAAACAAATTaggttattaaaaaataaatgacagaaaacttcctgtgttttCATTATCTACTATAAAAATGTGTTATACACAGGGTACATTGCATATCCATTGCTCACATGGATGAACTTCTTCTGTAGTTGAACACATTTATGcacaagccattcatttactacagc
It encodes:
- the gpr75 gene encoding probable G-protein coupled receptor 75, encoding MNTTLTPSDLVDVPRLQTFNGTLGNQTPSGWAVIHTATLTFCSLLLIFIFFLGSYGNLVVFLSFFDPAFRKFRTNFDFMILNLSFCDLFICCVTAPMFALVLFLDAGGGDGVSKSFCFAFHLTSSGFIIMSLETVAVIALHRLRMVLGQQPNRTASFPCTLALTALLWTSSFTIAALLTMRAYPRKDGPCLPHFGLGSGQARVVLYVYLADFAFCVAVVSVSYLMIAQTLRKNAQVRKCPIITVDATCPPPPPPLIAAGFESMQCAVQGPSLYRNQTYNKLQNVQTHAYANRTNQPAVPGAAQGATCCQLVSTVNLATAKDSKAVVTCVVIVFSVLLCCLPMGVSLAQDVLSPESSFAHYQFELCGFVLIFLKSGINPFVYSRNSAGLRRRVLCCIQWAALGFLCCKQKTRLHAMGKGSLEVNRNKSSHHETNSAYVLSPKPQKRLVDQACGPSHSRDCAGSPRATGTRKPRLPSTSTPINTRIEPYYSIYNSSPSAGPSSPTSLQPVSSQTFAFAKSYVAMHYHTHQDALQDFESTSVHQIPVPSV